The nucleotide sequence cgtgatcatacatacagacagacagacaagaaattaaaaaaaaaaatatttttgctttctattattcattctaagtgtccctctatccatttcagtcgaaaatactaaatgtacagacaaaatatttttactgttttattatacatacatacatacataaactcacgcctctttcccggaggggtaggcagagactacctctttccacttgccacgatccctgcatacttcctttgcttcatctattatatgtatagatgaagcaaaggaagatCTCAGCTTAGCGTTGATTAGACATGGGCGTGGCACTAGGTCAGTAACCACAGGCAAATATAAGGTCCCCAGAGTAAACAATTACTTTGGAGatagaactttaaaaaaacgtTTACCGTATCTTCTTAATAGTTTACCTGAAAATATCAGACTGGAACCACGCTTATGCCGATTCaagaatatgttaaaaaaatatttactcgaATCACTGTAATTCTTTTGATCTTATAAGATAGTTTAtgatttaagtacctacatataagtataaatgaGACTATTACCTGCAGTCAAACCGCGTAAGCAGTTTTGCAggacaaatgtaaaaaaaaaaaaaaaaaaaaaaaaaaaaaaaaaaaaaaaaaaaaaaaaaaaaaaaaaaaaaaaaaaagataaaagtttgtgatttacctactggtaaaaataatgatttgatttcttacaaaaacactcgtttaaatacacgtacggacttgttttgatgcatgcaatcagcaatgtgatattttgacagtgactccccgccgcctcatgactttcgtaacagttcgttcaatctcgacggtcgctcggaccttcggcgaaaccttcggcttcggccggattttgggccgaagccgaatgtttcgccgaaggtggattttttggccgaaggtggccgaagccgaagccgaagccgaagcttcggtcggacactatcCATCACTATTCTATGAATAGAAACCCAATGCACACCTAGTGAAGATGCAACAGCCTTCCAAATGTCGCCATCTGAAGCTGAAGAATCTGCACTTCTCATAGCTTGATACATATTgagtattatacatatatatacatattttctcaGTAGATGAAAAAGGccgtttctttcttttttcagcAGGTTGATCTACATTATTCGCCATTGTTTCGAAAGTCCGTTTTGTACACCGCCAAGTAGTCAAATAAGTAATCAATCACAATATCCAATACACAAGCCAGTCACAATAAATGTAGGTATCAACAAGTCCAAAGAACACGCAAAGTCACAAGATAGAGAGAAAATATAGATCGGTGAGCACGTCAGCACAGTACGGATTGCACAAGCAGACTAAAAAGTACTCGTATTGTGTACACTGCCTTAGCGCTTATCACTGACCAATTACTGACGAGGAATTGTGGGAGAGAGACGGTGCACTACTAACTTGTTTCGACGAATAGAGTATAGATCTAACAGTGCCATGTTCTTCATggtaacaatataaaaaagtataaccactccatctctttccaatggatgttttaaaaggtgactaagggatacaattataaacttgggattcttctttgctatttgaatcttaattctatcattatgcctattggtttttcaagactgctggctctgtcaaaCCAGCAAGGAACATAGACATAATTGTATGAATGAGCAAGACCTAAGagttatatgttttattctttCCAGTCTAAGTCGGTTGCAAGACAAACTACAAGCTAACAATTTGAATGACAGCCCAAACATAAATGTGGGCAGTAGTAAAACGAAAAACTTTCATAATGACACCAAAGGAAATAAGCAAGAACGTAAGGTTCTTGCCCGACTACCGCCAGGAGCCACTCCTGCGGGTGTATTTCCCTCACCACCACCTCGTGGGGTACTCGTCATACGGACTCCAAGAGGACCAGATGGTACAAAAGGCTTCACAAGAAGGTAGCACgtagaaatttttatttctaaggtAACTCACTTAATGTAAGTCCCCATTATGCCTCACCTTAAtctaacattttttatcattggaattttatttcacaatttaaaatttactagTTTAGTGTTATAAggtatgaaaatgaaaattatcatattttaattattataaacaagtAAAGACTTAATGGCCCATAAAGAAAACTAAAGCTGATTTGAAAATTTGTGCTTTCTTTGAAGGAATCTTTTTCAATCAGTGTTCTCTTAACTTTGAGCATATGCAAAGTAAAGCCAAAATATAATCAGCTTACATTTTCAAGCACTCTTTGaactacaaaattattattttataatggtaccaaaaaaatgaaattattacagATCAGGCGTACTTATGCCTAatagaaatacttttttagtctaatggaaatataaattctttgaaatgtcagtgtattaaattttaagttgtggaataaaattttgaaattatgagTGCTCATTTAAGGGAACaatcataacatttatataCGCTAAGTTGTATAATGTAGATAGAAATTGTGAACTTACTACAAATGAACTCTcttaatactatattttgatCTGGTTTCATAAATAAGACTACTCCTCTCTGCAATAGCTGCGGATGCAACCAGGGTTTCGAATCTGTTCACTATAAATGTACCAATAGTGTGTTGTAAGAGTCTCGGAGCAATTTGACATTTTGTGTCCGTTACTATGGTATGGACTGCCAAATTACAAAACTACTAAACTGAAACACTTTCAACATTTTGTTGTTGCATTTTACAGACTTTGACCCTGCAGTAATATGCTAAATGTCTAAGTAAAtactttctttttcatattaaacAGCACATTTAGATATGTAACATATTGTAAAGGCAAGTTTATTCTCTTGAATAGGTGTGAGaatgaaatttgttttataaataatggttGTCATTTGAGTCATGTATAAGAAACAGTGCAATATAATGTACTTATAATAcccattttaataacaaacaacTGTTGCGATTATTATGAAATCATTTGCTAaagttctttatttaaagataTCTTCCATCTAAACACTGAAAATGCAGTGTTGCTAACACTGAAATTGTACACATATCTTTCTACTTGTGAAAATTcagtatgtaatatgtatatatatatatactgtcATTTACTGTAGTTTGCAAATGGTAAAGACctgtttacataaatttatgtaaattatgatTTGCAAAATTTGAAATGATAACATCCCAAAGACAAACAGATGATTTTTGACACaagcttctttttttaaatgcatgaatttttttgttggGGATAGGTATAATATCTTAAGTTTGAAAATTCAGATCAGAATAAAGTATATCATATaaagtatattatgtatatgacATGAAGTGGCTGGTAAATAAGGAAGAtactttttaagatttttcattaaaagtacctatttgATTAGAACAGTAatgaatacaaaaacaaatttatacaaTAGCCATATTTGAAAAGCATGGGGCACTATTTCGAAATTGTGCGAATCAATAAAAATCGGCTAGACGTCAATACGAGTTTCAAATGGTTATTATTCTTAATCATATGTTAATAATGCTTGAGaagtcttaaaattttaaaatagcatTTTTCATGGATTATTTCCAAAGAAAACATGTCAGCGTATCATCCTTGGCCATTTCACTTAgatgttcaaaataattttagttgttTTAAAAACGAGAGTACATAGCCTACACAGTACGATCTCACAATTGTAATGTTATCATAGCCTataattctttgtttttaagaGGACTAcaaattaattgtatttagCTATACACACAATCTCATTAAGATCCCGAGGAGGCAGACTAATTGATTTACAGTGTTCTAAATTCAGTTAATTGATGCTTAATATATCTTTTCAGTAGGTAACTCAAatggttattttaaaatgcagGTACTAATCATGTTGGACGATTTTCCTTATTCGATTTCTACTAAGATTGTCGTTTTAACGGTCTCTGTTCaaaactatatatgtatatagttcaATACAATAATGTCTGCAAAAACCTCCAAGTGGaccaaaaaaattgtgttaaatCATCAACAATTAGACTCACACGTTCAATATCAAATTGTACGTATAAAATCGATAGGAGTTGAAAATATTAACGAACGATTTTTATATCTAGTTTTTGTACATTGTATAGAATATTTCTAGGATAAGATACTtggtatttgtatattttaacgctattatattattaattacaagGACCTGATTTGTGtcaatcatttttaatttcattattacctaaatatgttttgtttgcaCGTTGGAGTTGTGATTCGCAACAAATCTGAAAtatggatttaaaaaaaaataagcaaaagACAAACCAcgtattgtaataaatgctctTGTTAATGACTTGACCGaagtgatttttattatttgatataaaatctACATACGTGGCAAAGTTATAATAATGACAAGTACGTTCATTACTTTGTGTGCACTTTTATAGACATGTCAGTCtccttttatattatttagagaATATAGAATTCAGcgccttatttttttttattcgtaagCCTGTTATTGGCTTCATTTCGAATTGTGGTTTCTCACGGAAGACGGAATTATACAATAAGGGTTCTGGCGGAAAATCAGTGCTGAACGTGTTCTGCGTATCGCTGAGCTGTTTTATTCACGTATTATTGGATATACTTTTTGTGTACATTTGTGTGAATGCTAATgtgtcataataaattatatttttttctttagcatataattgttattcttaaaaatctgACAAATGTTTTGGTAGTGGAGTATTTCTTCTGTGTGTCCTTAAAATAATTCTAGTTAATTTAACAGAACCTTGATTGGTTAACACATCATTTACGAAACTTAGAATCTACAATTTAGCAGTTTCAGTCGCtgttgtataaattaatttgattttgaacTCTGTAGAGTAACTCAAGAAAGTGTAAAATGATAGTGAAGggaaataattacttatcgATTGAATTGAAAGTATGGTTAGTTTTCATTAGCCAACCCACCTTTTAACAGCAACAAGTGCAAGTTACTTAGTTCGTGTGAATGTAGCATAATTAATCACAACTCCACGAAGAATTGATTGACACAAGTCGAGCTTGTATACACGTAAGAGTGACTGAGGTGCATGTAAGTTGAGccatgatttatttaattacgaaATTGTTTTTGCCTGAAGTTCTAGTCTTTTCCTAACTTTGGGCTTTTACGTCCCGTCCCCGAAGCCAAAGACATTAGGGTACAGTTTACACCAAATcgaaaaaagttaatattatattcgatttttttttctattggacccctgaagtaaaaaaaaaattaatgggtCGCAGACTTAAAATCAATGTAAGGCTTTGTAACTTTCGTTCCTAGAAGGCATACCTatgattttcaatattaattgaataaatctGGCGCGACGAACCACTAgcataagtttataaatgtaactgaggattgtgataaaaaaatattcttagcAAGCCTTTTTGTATGTTACATTATAGCGGGCggggtatgtatgtatataggtcGGTTTTGGCGGCAATTgccaaaattttaagttatcaGTATCAAAGTACATTAACTgcctgtttatttttagactATGTTCCTTATTTAAGCTTTTGTTTCAACGTTCAATTTGAAATGtgctttgtaaatattataaagaaatacgCAAAGGGAAGATATCGCAGGGAGCCAAAATTAAGACCCTTTGTTGACATGTAAGAATTCCATTTTATATGATGATATTAAATGTTACCGAAGAACGGTTGTGCGATTGAAAGATGTAAGAACATAGTTCTTTTTAGAGGCATTTTTATGCTAAATATATTATGGAAATCTAGCAATTAAGGAAGTACTACAATTGACatcatcatttaaaaaataagatattcttttttcaaattctgGGTACTTGGGTATccttaattttacattaacgACAAGGAAAttacctttatatttttatatttgaccgAAAATTCCCACGTTTATAGGTTTtagcaaatatattttaagttgtatttattcagtttttgtttatttaatcggGTTTATGTGAAAAAggattattacaattatttagtACGAGTATAATTCTTAAAGACATATTTACGCGTTGAAGCCTGCAAGTTATGTAAACAATTCTGTTCATTTGTGAACAAATCTTAAGTGCCAATTAACGTAttcattgtttttgttggTTTTGTATGATTTGAGGATAGTATTTatagtgtatttatttaatcttttacACATCCTTAACTGAACGATAAGCGGTAAGGCATTTTACATAGACGTTCTTAACAAAGATGGCTATAATGTAAAACCTACGATCAGGACCTATCTCTTAGTAGTCATTGTGTCGCTCTCATCCATTTCGTGCTTATTTGAACCAAACCAAATCACAATTATTTAGTTCGACAAAGAAAGCAGcctgataataataaaaaatcttatgatataaacttatatagaaaagtaaacatattttctttaccagccaacaaatataaattgctACTTTGCCCTTAACTTGCGCGAATGCTTCAAAATGCTGAGATTCTAATAAATCTAGCCTTATTTACAATAGGATCCACGTCCGTACAATTGTAactcgttttatttttaagtaataggtaatttagttattatacaattatattttaaccggaaatgattaaaaatgttaaaattactattcgTTTTATTCGAAAAAGGCTTTAACGCTTCAAATTTATTCACATCTTACACTCATCTTTGTTTTTTTCCGAAATTTCTCTCTTCAGCTTACCGATTAAGGACAAAACGGCGGTTTTCGATTTCAAGTAGTTCACTCGAGTTCACTTTCGACCACAACTCGATTGGCGCTTCAGTCGTTTTCCAGAGTACCAAATTACTGTTTCTCGATGTCGATTTTGATCGATTCTCGACCGCGTCAAGAGTAACCCTGCTGATTTCAGTCAGCATCgtccattataaaattatgcatTGAATGACTGGTTcaataaaaagtacctgaattaaatcaatataggtacttactgcCTCATTATCACGGCCTACAGCTAGCTATCAATTACCGACTGCACCAATTTATTGGTATTTCTATTACCAAGGAGAAACAGCTaattgacataatttttatgcTCTTCAACATCctgtttcataataattacgGTTTGtgccaataaaatattaattttaatatattacctACTTGAGATTGTCGCTCTGATAATTTAAATGCATTTGTCGGAATGTAAACAGATCTGAccagttttttaaatttacataaagttACAAACATTGGTCCAACAAAATTGTCAATTATTATGTTGGCCGAACATTCCGAgactagttttaaaatattcttgttTTAGTACGTCATAGGCTTTCAAAGAGTTCAGACGTTTgataaaaggttttttttttaaatatggctGGTTTGGAAAATTTGAGCGAACGTGATAGAGCTGTCTTGAGAAGTATTTTTGATCCAACAGCGACAATCGGGGATGTGATCGATGATGGCGACACCTTTCCTAAAGATGACGAAGGTACATTATgtatgattatattataaatactattttaaattcattgttaattaagtttattctAATATGATGATTGTTGGAGATATATATGTCTGTATTTGAATACCTAGGTATATGTTTTCGACTCGGAAACAAAGGTTGAAATTATACAGACTTTATATTTAGGTTTGAAATTTTCTAATAATCTTACATCAAGTTACTCAATGTATGTAGCAAGAAAACttataatataggtactaaGTTTATACTTATCATCACAGCGTCTTTTTGCTTCTCACCTCGAGGTCCACTAATATCAGCACGTGACATGTTTTGAAAACATTTGgcacaaatttttattcccgACCCGACCCGACCAGTgctaagaatatttttaatttgtttacacGAAATACAGAGATTGTAACTGCTTGCATACTGACTGAAATCTTAGGaagaagtacctacctacatatataggAACCATTATGGGTAAGATAGACTACGGATTTCCACAAGCAATCTTTGCCCACAGAATTCACTTGCTTCCTCCacactaaaaaagaattcttatttattctaCCACGAAAAGAAACAAGCGCTTACCTATTTTCTAGATTATCTAAAAGGAGTAagaatacattaaattattgcTACTAATGTAATCTTCTAGAACCATCTACGGAATCTTACCAAGAATCTATCAGGCTATCAGCCGAAGGTGTCCACCTGGCGGAAGCTGGTAAGCTGAAGGAAGCCCTGGAGGCCCTCAACAAGGGCATTGAGGTGGCACCTGATAGGGCTGCGGGTTATAACGACAGGGCTCAAGTGTTGAGGCTTTTGCAGAAAGATGATGGTAAGATTTTGTTCCCGActtgataatatgtatttcaATTGACGTctgatggtaagcaagatgaggtcGTTGTTAATGCTAGCTCAATAAATCGTTCTTGTCCTAAAAATGCTGCTAACAGAATGTTTCACCACGATCCGATATTCCCCTGTAAATTTATAGTGCAAGTAGGTATATAGTTCCCCTGTAAAATTTGCGGAGGCCAGATGACAGACGCTTCGTGTTAAACCTTACtcaatccagaatcatggCCAAAAACGCACCACCGGCTTCTCCAGATTCGATGTAAACAGGATTTACGCCAGGAAAAagaaagcatacatacatacatatgatcacatctatatccctagcggggtagtcagagccacaagtcttgaaaagactgataggccacgctcagctgtttggctttgcgatagaattgagattcaaatagtgacaggttgctagcccatagcctaaaagaggaatcccaagtttataagcctatcccttagtcgccttttacgacatccgtgggaaagagatggaatggtcctattctt is from Amyelois transitella isolate CPQ chromosome 13, ilAmyTran1.1, whole genome shotgun sequence and encodes:
- the LOC106132890 gene encoding tetratricopeptide repeat protein 36, which translates into the protein MAGLENLSERDRAVLRSIFDPTATIGDVIDDGDTFPKDDEEPSTESYQESIRLSAEGVHLAEAGKLKEALEALNKGIEVAPDRAAGYNDRAQVLRLLQKDDDAMSDIDRALQLTEGKQTRARALALCQRGVLLRKRGADADARAAFTEAAKLGSGFAKKQVVELNPYAALCNQMLSQVMRGEDIQL